In Cydia fagiglandana chromosome 3, ilCydFagi1.1, whole genome shotgun sequence, the following are encoded in one genomic region:
- the LOC134680475 gene encoding uncharacterized protein LOC134680475 → MPDVEMDRVPENGSDAESTTRDSVENNSVSKSGKLINKKKTRKRGIIFLSTIPPYMNVAKIRETFSQFGEVGRIYLQSSAKPGEKRKRVPNQFTEGWVEFQKKKVAKEVALKLNNTKIGTRKKSRYYDMIWNIKYIPRFKWIHLSERLAYEKAAMKQRLRAEISQAKKEAHYLQTNVEKSKRLKKKKAKED, encoded by the exons ATGCCAGATGTAGAAATGGATCGCGTCCCAGAAAACGGTTCTGATGCCGAATCGACTACTCGAGACAGCGTAGAGAACAACTCTGTTTCTAAGTCTGGAAAGTTAATTAACAAGAAGAAAACTAGGAAACGTGGAATAATATTCCTATCTACTATCCCTCCTTACATGAATGTTGCTAAAATAAGAGAAACATTTAGTCAGTTTGGTGAAGTTGGGAGAATTTATCTGCAGTCAAGTGCTA AACCTGGAGAAAAGCGCAAACGCGTCCCAAACCAATTCACCGAGGGCTGGGTAGAGTTCCAGAAGAAGAAAGTAGCAAAAGAGGTAGCCCTTAAACTGAACAACACTAAAATCGGCACAAGAAAAAAGTCCCGCTACTATGACATGATTTGGAATATCAAATACATCCCCAGGTTCAAATGGATTCACTTGAGCGAGAGGTTGGCTTATGAGAAGGCTGCCATGAAGCAGAGACTGCGGGCGGAGATCTCTCAGGCCAAGAAGGAGGCTCATTACTTGCAGACCAATGTGGAGAAGAGCAAACGGTTAAAGAAAAAGAAAGCTAAAGAGGATTAG